In the genome of Malania oleifera isolate guangnan ecotype guangnan chromosome 5, ASM2987363v1, whole genome shotgun sequence, the window agaaaattcttTCCACTtccttcagttcatttccacaaatacataactaaataagtggtcctaggctcataAATCATTGTtctacatggttgacattttaataattcacaacAAAACATGCATATAATATAACGTAAATTATtagctttaatttcataaattctgatttaatatataattttcccttacctgatttcttgaactacgccaacaggaaccccgaaaaatacctgcggcgctcacccgagctctaaataaaaaatcctaactccattaaattaaccctaaataaaatactattttaatatttcctaggttcttaaataccaaataaatagttataccctcaaatatagtcaaattatcaaatttcccaaatcccactctcactttagagtgaggtctagaaaaccccaattggaactttacttatgtcaaaatgacaacgatcacggctaggaccctgtggtggtacctgatcatcaatttaacagtaaatttaacaagaaattaagaaatgagggaaaatatacctttccccaggagtggtgcttacgctgctcccacgacaaatccgctccaatagaaatgtcggtggcggagttaggaatccaacaacaCCTTTTGTTTCCCAATCGATCAAATATTCGTCAAGAAacgagggaagagagagaggcggagataGAGAGGCGACAGAAAGTGCAGAGCACaaaaagagaaggagaaatgTGCAGTTGTTTCAGGAAGCTTTCAGCTTCTtgaagatgtttttttttttcttttttacttactttaacttaacttatatattttatatataatcaccattttacctaacttaattaattcaagttaataatgtttaactaattaattactaataaataattttaatttaattaaatttttttctatttcctttatttgtttatttaatacattaatttaataatgtttaactagtTAATTgactaataattttaatttattaattttttaaaattttttttcccgaGTTATTAcaacatgtatgggcgtgtaatctccccaattctcgggaactttcactaataaataattgtgtggatgtgtgtgaatacgagacaaactaACCACTTGagagtttactgagtaaggtaaatgCCCTGATGAGCATAAGTTGTAGCCATAcccggttgcataaggtatcaaagcatatgggtgctacttatatgggtgggtaatcacttcaatccttgggaaactctcgtaaataaaatatgctgcatgtgtgtgagtagggacaaagaatgattttataattgtggattaatttgtaaatgatgattatattttgtagaCAAACCTCATGATAATCATACACTGGTATTAatatattccgtcttactgagatgtgtctcacccgaaatGAATTtcatttgaaatcaagctttttATTAGgaaaaacagtggaagaggatgtagcggtgtattcaagctgcaaaaagtttatTATCGTGCGCGGTGTAGGCGcaactatatttatttatttatttctgttcaaaactcaatttttttcttttttttgttttcttcattttttttcgttttctttttcataagactgattaaaatgacgagaaaaacgctaatttgagactaaaacCGACATTCCTTggtaacggcgccaaaaacttgactcactcaaaaaatgagtagctcggaagctatctcaagtataggagttacgtcgtgtaataattagcccaatggctagatcgtctcctcagggaatacattttaatctcaaattttacattttcccaatcgaaattaaaaggttagtaaacttagttcaaattaggggttttcaagattgattgagacttattttgacaaattaaatgacacgtgaATCAAAACCTGAAACCTAGCATGCACCGAATGAAAGAACAAAAATGGAAACCTTACGTCTAATCGGGCAAGCTTCGAAACACGCGTTAACCAAAGATGATAACTTTAAcacataattaaaacatgcaacaaTGAAGACTCAATCAGACAAAAACGCACatgataaaaaccgaacctttaacaaaattaagaaattaaatcaagaATCAAAATCTAAATGCAAACACGAATTCAATGAAAATTTAAcactcaattcagattcggggttttcaagattgattgagacttattttgacaaattaaatgaacacacgaatcaaaaccttaaacctaGCATGTACCAAATGAAAGAACAAAAACGGAAACACTACGTCTAATCAGGCAAGTTTCGAAACACGCGTTAACcaaagacggtaactttaacacataattaaaacacgcaacAATGAAGACTCAATCAGACACAAACGcacaataaaaaccaaacctttaacaaaattaagaaattgaatcaaGAATCGCAATCTAAacgcaaacatgaattcaacgaaAATTTAACATTTAAACGATAACGAATTAAATGACGCCAATTAAATCCGCTGCTAGAATTACTTGagacaataataaaataagtaaaatgCACTTATAAAACACTTGAATATCATGCATAATTCAACTTTTTCAAATATccgtaataataaaaaaaatcaatattcaaattaacaataaaataaaaaaaaaaaaggaaagagagagagagagagagagagaagaagaactCGGCTGGCTGCCGTGTTCTGGTGAAGGAGTAGCTGTGCATGGTTGGAGGCTGGTAGGGAGCCAGGTTGCTGGGATTGGTGGCCGTGGGCAGTTCTGGAAGGGAGCAGCTATACTGGAGAGCCTTCGAGGTTGCTGTGTTCGGGTCTGGTGAAGTTGGGATGCTTGGAGGTTGCTGCAGCAAGAAGGTGATCTGGTGTTGGGCGTCTCGGCCGGGGCTGTGAAGTATTGATGGTGGTGGTTGCTCGCAGCAAGTGGAGGCTCGGCTGAAGCTGAAGGTCTCCTCGGCTGGAAGAACAATAGGACGAGCAGCAGCTTGAAGGGGGATTGACTGTCAGTGCACGGCGGCAGCAAAGGAGGGGAAGAAGGAGAGTGAGGGCAGAGAGGAGAGAGGGGAGAGCAAGGGAAGAGCCGAGAGAAGGGGCTGAGTGAGGAAGAGAGAATGGGAAGAAAGGCTGAGAAAAAACAGATGGAGGAGAAGAGAGGGAGTTCGGGAGACAGAGGGAGAGATTGAGGAAGaacagggagagagagagggggagcaGAGGAGAGTAAGGGAAGAAGGGTGAGCTGCTGCGGGGCTTGAGAGagaaccaaaaataaaaaataaaaatagagaaaGGTAGAGAGTGAGGGAGGAGAAGGGAGGGGCGCCGGGAGCACCCTGTTCGCCTGGAGAGAGGGAAAAAAGGGATATAAAAGGCGAGGTGGATGAAGCCCGGTGACCCGGCTGGAGGACCATAAAGTgttttaatatgtttttttttttctttttttctttttttcttttttctctccgCGAACACAGCCCGTTTTGATTCTCCTAGAACCaatttctctcaaaactcaaaacataaaatttgtagataatctcgtatttctctagaaatttgaatcgtcttgatcgaaACTCGGAAGGAAAAGTTATGCTCGAGTTATGAACTAATGTTGGTTTTAGCTCCTGAAGattttcttgcgataaaaaaaatgccaaaattcataaattattccataaaaatcaaaaattataaataatgcactttgttaaaatatttagagtaattagacatttaattaaaaatataaactttaatgaccggattaagatgcctaattacacagtttaagcGAGTAATCAAGGGACCCTAGAACAAAGTCTGTGGCAATTGGAGCTCAAAACTctgtaatcatatattttattttaatcagCTCAATCTTGGGATAATAACTACTTGTACATTCCTagacccacacactcccaataactaGTTAAACTGTAAAACAACTAATAATTCATTTTCTCTTACCTCAGCCTTGGAGTGGTACTTGGAAAGCCTAAACAAAAAATGTGCTCTGATTAACTTGCTAAGAATTGCTCCTAGGATCCtgtggtggtgtttgatcgtcgaatcgggttgaaatcaaagagagaagggagagggttcccatgggttttagagagagagagagagagagagagagagagggattttaatttttttattacatgAAATGGGTATGCAAGCTCTATTTTATTAACCACTGTCAGacgaaatcgtcgacgatttggatTTTAACCCCTTCATTTTTCCATTGTTTTACCATTACTAGCCCACAATTACTTGAAACTATTGACGATTTTCtgagctcctccaaaatcgttgatggtttggtcACCAAACCATTTCTCCCTTTTCCCTTtactttcttattattattttccatatttctaCAGAGTAGCACTTGCACATAATGAAGAAGAaacccttttatttttatttttatttttatttttagtgaaaAGGGAGTATGAGAATGACATAACAAGACTTTGAAAGAAACTAAAAACGCAAAAATCCTAAAGAAGCCGAGAGGCAGCTTAAAtgtaaggaaaaaagaaaagtaaagggaaagaaagagacttttttttttttttttctctctctcactagaaTTTTAATACTCATAGaagaacatttttttaaaaaaaaattttctaagaCCTACACAAAAACAAGTAAGGGAGTTTTGAAGGGGACTTATCTAGTCAAAATGAAACTATCTActaaaaattcaaaatgataaaaaaaaaaatgtaatgaaAATGACCAAAAGActttattttaaagaaaattgagCTCATAGACCCGTGAAAGGCTAGAGGGTCCCTCAACGAGGCCCCTTACGGCTCAAAGTGGGTTCGAACAAAATTGATTTGTACAAACAACTATAGATTTTCTTTCCCTAAAATATGTATATTTGAAGCCCTTGCTACAAAGAACCACGGAGTTGCGGTGATCACGGACCGGACCGGACCGGACCAGACCAGACCAGAGCAGGCAGACAATTTTATTGGGGGATGAAATTCACGCGCCAAACGGTCAATAACCGTCATGATGCACATTGCACAAAGCCTATGCTGGGCATATCCCCTGAATATTTCAAATATGCGGAGCATATACCTCTGAATATTACCTATTTTATTCCCCATTCCTTCAATCCACCGCTTCCGTCTCCCGCTTTGTCTTCCCACCCTCCCTTTCCTTTTTGGTTTCCTGGCTTACTCTCCATCTCTTTTGGGAATTTAAATTTAATCCTATTCACGAAATTAAGATAGTGGCGACGGAGTGCCGTCCATGGCTTTGActcttttctctctttccttcttctcctttttcACGTTCGTCTTCGTACATTTCTATGCCGTCCATGCCAGGATTCCGACGACTTTGGATGGCCCTTTTGACCCCGTTACCGTCCCTTTTGATCGGCGCCTCCGCGGCCACGCCGTCGATTTGTCCGACACCGACCCCAGAGTTCGCCGGCGCGTCAGCGGATACGAGCCGGAGCAGATATCGGTGTCGCTCTCTACGACTCACGACTCTGTCTGGATTTCTTGGATCACAGGTCCTCACCTTCTCTTCTGTTCTGTTATGATCTCTTGAATTGAAATATGTCCACTAGTTTCCTGAAAGTTTAGCTTTTTGATCGGCAGTATGAGCAATGTAACTTCCATTTTTGCAAATTCTAGactatttttcttcattttagtTGCTTTAACAgttcccccccctccccccaccccCCTCTTCTGATTTTCCCTCCGTGATTTTTCATTCGTTTCATTTGTTTTAGCCTCATAAAACATTGAAATGTACGATTGTTTGAATGATGATTTTAACACAGGCCCTTTGATGGTATAAACCCCCTTTTTCGTTTCAACTTGTGCTGTTTGATCGTGTGAGATGCTAACTTGCTCTGGAAATTGTCAGGGGAATATCAAATTGGGAACAACATAAAGCCGTTAGATCCTGAAACTGTCTCTAGTGTTGTCCGCTTTGGCAAGTTAAGGTATCCTTTAAGACATGAGGCCACAGGTTATTCTCTCGTTTATAACCAGCTTTATCCATTTGAAGGCCTCCAGAACTACACTTCTGGAATCATTCATCACGTGAGGCTTACAGGTATAATTTAATTTCTATTCACCATTCATTTTTGTTCTATTTAAGCTAGTGATGTGATTTCCGTTAACATAATTATCTGTGGCATTTGGACGGTCTCACCTTTAGGATCTTCTAAggtaaataattataattactaATTTTCTTCTAGTAGTTCAGTATGCCTCTGGTATTTTCCGCGGAGAAGCTCCCGAAGTCCTAACCAGAAGGAAAAGAAAAcgaggaatatatatatatatatatatatatatatatatatatatatataattcctcaACTGATTATCCATGTTCTTTCTTGATCCATGGAATCGAGAAAGAAAAACTTCTTTACGACATTGGCTCAAGAGAGACTCTGGATCATAATTTTGAACTATATATCTGAAAGCCATGTCCATGTTGCTTAAAAAATACTAGAGGATTAAGTACCTATACCGATGCGTTTTAAAGATGTATCATCTTGAGCTTCTTAGTTCATATAAGTGATCAAATCAACCATAGCCAAAATTCATGTTTAAAATCTGAGATCAAATACTAGGTGACTAGGAAAAGTTTTACCTCATCTTCTTGCACATTTGCTGAAGTTTAATGATGGTTTTGACTAAATTTGTGCTGCTTCTTTTGTTGGGTTCCATGGCAGGATTAGAGTCTGACGCGCTATACTACTATAGATGCGGTGATCCCACCATACCAGCCATGAGCAAAATCCATTCTTTCACAACAATGCCAGTTTCTGGTCCGCGGAGCTACCCAAAAAGAATAGCCATTGTAGGAGATCTGGGTCTTACATTCAATACCACTACCACCATCGATCACATGATTAGCAACAAACCAAATCTTGTGCTTTTGGTTGGCGATGTAACATATGCAAACCTGTACCTTACAAATGGAACCGGTTCCGATTGTTACTCTTGCTCCTTTCGAAATACTCCAATTCATGAGACCTATCAGCCCCGCTGGGATTACTGGGGAAGGTGAAAAATTAATTCCTCCCCGcctcccaccccccccccccccccgacaaGTATTTCTCATTTTATCCTTCACCTTGTACGCTCCATTTGCTTATCTATTAGTAATGTGAAGGGTTTCTCATTCTGCAGTTacttttggtataattttttgaattaatcgGGATTCTCACTCTACACTTTATTTAGAAGAATGAGAGAAAAGTCTTTTATGCCATTTATGTATTTTCCTTTTGCGGATTCTTACTTTAGTACCACGGGGTGTTATCCTGTAGGTTTATGCAGAATTTAGTTTCCAAAGTTCCAATTATGGTTGTAGAAGGGAACCATGAGATTGAAGAACAGGCAGGGAACCAGACGTTTGTGGCTTATAGTTCTCGTTTTGCATTTCCCTCAAAGGAAAGTGGATCCCCTTCGACGTTCTACTACTCCTTCAATGCAGGGGGTATACATTTCATCATGCTTGGTGCCTACATTGCCTATAATAAATCAGGTGACTGCAGCAGGTTTTGCTCTTCTTTCCATCCCACACCTACTCCAGCAAAACTCTCTATATATGGTGCCTAGCTAGGATTTGAACATCATAGTTAGATGTCCGTTGTTAGAATATTGTACCTTGTGATATTGAATAAGGGTATTGTACTTTCTTTTGCAGCGGAGCAATACAAGTGGCTGGAGAAGGACTTGGGCAATGTAGACCGATCTGTAACCCCATGGGTGGTTGCAGCATGGCACCCACCTTGGTATAGCAGCTACGAAGCTCATTACAGAGAAGCAGAGTGCATGAGGGTGGCAATGGAGGAGCTGCTCTACTCATATGGTGTGGACATTGTCTTCAACGGTCATGTAAGTTGAAACGGCCTCATCCAAATGCTTAGGAAAGAGTATTTACTTTCAAGTTGCATAAACcaagggaaaatgattttatatCAAGTTCTTtctggaaaactctattcatcattGCAAGAATATTATTTCACAAGGATAATTTCATAGTTTGTTAAAATTAATTGTGTTTGAAATCATCAACAAATTCTCAAATGTGGCATCAATTGTGAGAATATCTTTATAATGATTTTCTTGTAATGAGTTTGGAAAATGTTTTGTATGCGCAGACTCCTTTGGGATTTGGATCTATCTATATTGTTGAGAGGGTGATCCAGAGTGGGGAACTTTAAAAATCAATTACAATGTGCTTTCATTGTGTTAACATATAAAGAGTATTTTAAGATTTCCAAATGGAACTGTGTTTGTGGAAAATGTTTAGGATCATGGGCTCCTAATATATATTATAGGCCTACATGGCAATCCAACGGTCATGTAGTAGCAACATTCCCAGCACTCATATGCCTGCTAATCCATCTTGAGTTGGAGTGTACATTGCTTGAATTtcaatcttaaatttgaatttatctgagcaattttatgttatatttcttCCAAACCTACACAAACTAATTCAACTCTTGAGGCCTCTCCCAAACACTGGGTGAATGGTTTgcttttatttatataatttacTTGAGATGAAACAATAAACCAGCTGCACCATGGCGCGCGCATGCAGGTTCATGCGTACGAGAGGTCAAACAGAGTGTATAACTACACGCTGGATGAGTGTGGTCCGGTATACATCACAGTAGGAGATGGGGGGAACCGAGAGAAGATGGCAGTGGGGCATGCAGATGAGCCTGGTCACTGCCCACAACCATGGACTACTCCTGACAGCCACATCGGCGGCTTCTGCGCTACCAATTTCACTTCTGGCCCCGCTGCAGGCAATTTCTGTTGGGACCGCCAACCCGATTACAGTGCCTACAGAGAAAGCAGCTTCGGCCATGGCATCCTTgaggtctctctctctccacaaaGCAGTTTCTTTATATTTATACAATAATTCTAGGTGTAGATCAATATTGCAGAGCGATAGTAGTGTGGATTAATTTTTAATGGGATGATGAAATGAATGCAGGTGAAGAATGAGACATGGGCGCTGTGGACATGGCACCGGAACCAGGAGTCCTACAATAAGGTTGGGGATCAAATTTACATAGTGAGGCAGCCGCATTTATGCCCCACCCGTCCATCTACGTCTGCAGGTGGTACTTTTAAGTTCATGATGTGGCGTTGGTTCGCTGCCGCTAGATGAGAAGATGATACATCAATATCCATGTCCTGTCATCTCACTTTGTTAAAGCTCGATATACAGCCCATAGCGTAACAACttaacttttaggtaaagtgataatctaacacgGTATTAGAACTGGTTTCTAGAAGGTCGTCTTGTTGCctgcaattttaaaaaaaatattacattctTTATTAtaggtgttatttatcatgtatttatctCTTTATGTACTGTCAGGTTGCATGTGCGggagagtgttaaagcttgatatacattgttggctcacaacctaatagcttaaacttttaggtaaagtgctAATATAACACACTTCACTAGACGAttccttccttctttgtttcctgAGTTCATGGCATGCAAGTGAGCTAGTTTACGGAATGCTCAACACGAGAAATTATACAAGGATCTTTCCCTCCACATGTTGGTATATCTATTTTCTTAATATTAGACATATGACAAATTTGTCTtgcattcattaatatcaaagaggGACTCATTTTCAGGAAGTGTATGAGTAAGGAAACAGACACATGGACACATGAAGAGGGAGGTTCCTTATATAATTTCTCTCAACTTGAAGGTCTCGAGGGTGGCATCTACcaaattcaattttatttttcatttttaaacttagtagatgattgaatgattgtggAGAGATTTGCAGGACGTTGTGTTGCACCGGGTGGTGTCAAAAGAGGAAAACATGAACATGTATAGAGCACAAAATTGTTTGTGGGTTCACAAAGGCCCTTATAGAATATGCATATCTAAGAAGCATAAAAGAATTTCTCTTtcacactctcaaaatagaggcTACTGTCCTAACCATGAAACAATGTTTATAGAACTCCAAATGACTAATAAATCTACACTGGACATCCTGTTTTATTCGAAACATCaaataacaaaattaaaattttttcattACTAATTTATTTTAAGTTCTCAAAAACCACTAATTAgctttttgaaaaaagaaaagaaaagaagagtttCAAGTCAATTTT includes:
- the LOC131156260 gene encoding purple acid phosphatase 15-like yields the protein MALTLFSLSFFSFFTFVFVHFYAVHARIPTTLDGPFDPVTVPFDRRLRGHAVDLSDTDPRVRRRVSGYEPEQISVSLSTTHDSVWISWITGEYQIGNNIKPLDPETVSSVVRFGKLRYPLRHEATGYSLVYNQLYPFEGLQNYTSGIIHHVRLTGLESDALYYYRCGDPTIPAMSKIHSFTTMPVSGPRSYPKRIAIVGDLGLTFNTTTTIDHMISNKPNLVLLVGDVTYANLYLTNGTGSDCYSCSFRNTPIHETYQPRWDYWGRFMQNLVSKVPIMVVEGNHEIEEQAGNQTFVAYSSRFAFPSKESGSPSTFYYSFNAGGIHFIMLGAYIAYNKSAEQYKWLEKDLGNVDRSVTPWVVAAWHPPWYSSYEAHYREAECMRVAMEELLYSYGVDIVFNGHVHAYERSNRVYNYTLDECGPVYITVGDGGNREKMAVGHADEPGHCPQPWTTPDSHIGGFCATNFTSGPAAGNFCWDRQPDYSAYRESSFGHGILEVKNETWALWTWHRNQESYNKVGDQIYIVRQPHLCPTRPSTSAGGTFKFMMWRWFAAAR